One region of Mycolicibacterium lutetiense genomic DNA includes:
- a CDS encoding DUF1254 domain-containing protein, with translation MSPDNFARAESDVYFANAVKDGGFGKFFHNRELTPIDHQLVIRQNRDTLYSAAVFDLDGGPVTVTLPDSAGRFMSLQVISEDHYTTNVAYAPAEVTFSRDSVDTRYAIAAVRTLVDPGDTADLAAVHALQDAITVSQDEPGFFEIPQWDPVSQKTVRDALITLSTTLADTRGMFGPKYEVEPVRHLIGSAFAWGGNPARDAFYLTVVPARNDGATVHRLTVKDVPVDGFWSVTVYNKDGYFTANPQNAYSLNNVTAVKDPDGSTTVQFGGSGAPNLLPVTEGWNYIVRLYRPRPEILDGSWTFPEAQAV, from the coding sequence GTGAGCCCCGACAACTTCGCCCGCGCCGAATCCGATGTGTACTTCGCCAATGCCGTCAAGGACGGCGGGTTCGGAAAGTTCTTCCACAACCGCGAGCTGACCCCGATCGATCATCAGCTCGTCATCCGGCAGAACCGCGACACCCTCTACTCCGCGGCGGTGTTCGATCTCGACGGCGGGCCCGTCACCGTCACGCTGCCCGACAGCGCGGGCCGATTCATGTCGCTGCAGGTCATCAGCGAGGACCACTACACCACCAACGTCGCCTATGCGCCGGCCGAGGTGACGTTCAGCCGCGACTCCGTCGACACCCGTTATGCGATCGCGGCGGTGCGCACCCTGGTCGACCCGGGCGATACCGCTGACCTGGCCGCAGTGCATGCGCTGCAGGATGCGATCACCGTCTCGCAGGACGAGCCGGGATTCTTCGAGATCCCGCAGTGGGATCCGGTCAGTCAGAAGACGGTTCGGGACGCACTCATCACCCTGTCGACCACCCTTGCAGACACCAGGGGAATGTTCGGGCCCAAGTACGAAGTGGAGCCGGTCCGGCATCTGATCGGCTCGGCGTTCGCCTGGGGCGGCAACCCCGCCCGCGACGCGTTCTATCTCACGGTGGTGCCGGCGCGCAACGACGGCGCCACCGTGCACCGGCTGACCGTGAAAGACGTCCCGGTGGACGGGTTCTGGTCGGTGACGGTCTACAACAAGGACGGCTATTTCACCGCGAACCCGCAGAATGCCTACTCGCTGAACAACGTCACCGCGGTCAAGGATCCGGACGGCTCCACCACGGTGCAGTTCGGTGGGAGCGGCGCGCCGAATCTGTTGCCGGTCACCGAGGGGTGGAACTACATCGTGCGGCTGTACCGGCCGAGGCCCGAGATTCTCGACGGGTCCTGGACGTTCCCCGAGGCGCAGGCGGTCTAG
- a CDS encoding heme o synthase yields the protein MSIRERRLIHGAPSRIRSTILSYLALTKPRVIELLLVTTIPAMLLAARGTVDPLLILNTLIGGMLAAAGANTLNCVADADIDKVMKRTARRPLAQASVPTRHALIFGLVLSVTSFCWLTWTTNLLSGLLAVATIAFYVFVYTLLLKRRTSQNVVWGGAAGCMPVMIGWSAVTGTIQWPAVVMFLIIFFWTPPHTWALAMRYKDDYKAAGVPMLPAVATEREVTRQILIYTWLTVLTTLLLALATGWLYGAVALLAGAWFLVMAHQLYSGVKRGEPVKPLRLFLQSNNYLAVVFCALAVDSALALPTIFGH from the coding sequence GTGAGCATTCGCGAGCGCCGGCTCATTCATGGGGCGCCGAGCCGAATACGGTCCACGATTCTGTCGTACCTGGCCTTGACCAAGCCGCGCGTGATCGAGTTGTTGCTGGTCACCACCATTCCGGCGATGTTGCTGGCAGCCCGGGGCACTGTTGACCCGCTGCTGATCCTCAACACGCTGATCGGCGGCATGCTCGCCGCGGCCGGTGCCAACACCCTCAACTGTGTGGCTGACGCCGACATCGACAAGGTGATGAAGCGAACGGCCCGCCGGCCGCTGGCCCAGGCTTCAGTGCCGACGCGGCATGCCCTCATCTTCGGACTGGTGCTGTCGGTCACGTCGTTCTGCTGGCTGACCTGGACGACAAACCTGTTGTCCGGATTGCTGGCCGTGGCCACCATCGCGTTCTACGTCTTCGTCTACACGCTGCTGCTCAAACGCCGCACCTCGCAGAACGTGGTGTGGGGCGGGGCGGCCGGCTGTATGCCGGTGATGATCGGCTGGTCTGCGGTCACCGGCACCATCCAGTGGCCGGCCGTGGTGATGTTCCTCATCATCTTCTTCTGGACACCGCCGCACACCTGGGCGCTGGCGATGCGCTACAAGGACGACTACAAGGCGGCCGGTGTGCCGATGCTGCCCGCCGTGGCCACCGAGCGTGAGGTCACCCGGCAGATCTTGATCTACACCTGGCTGACGGTGCTCACCACGCTTCTGCTGGCGCTGGCCACCGGATGGCTCTACGGCGCCGTGGCGCTACTGGCGGGTGCGTGGTTCCTGGTGATGGCTCACCAGCTGTACTCCGGGGTGAAGCGCGGCGAGCCGGTGAAGCCGTTGCGGCTGTTCCTGCAGTCGAACAACTACCTCGCGGTGGTGTTCTGCGCACTGGCGGTCGATTCGGCGTTGGCGTTGCCGACGATCTTCGGTCACTAG
- the tkt gene encoding transketolase, with amino-acid sequence MTTAEEITALTQPIHPDDWTEVDSVAVDTARVLAADAVQKVGNGHPGTAMSLAPLAYTLFQRQMHHDPSDTQWIGRDRFVLSCGHSSLTLYIQLYLGGFGLELSDIEALRTWGSLTPGHPEYHHTKGVEITTGPLGQGLASAVGMAMAARYERGLFDPDTAPGESPFDHYIYVVASDGDMEEGVTSEASSLAGTQQLGNLIVFWDDNKISIEHNTDIALSEDVPARYRAYGWHVQEVEGGENVTGIEEAIAEAKKVTDKPSFIALRTIIGYPAPTKMNTGGVHGSALGADEVAATKKILGFDPDKSFEVRDDVIAHTRELVTRGKQVHDEWQVTFDAWAKREPERKALLDRLQAKELPEGWDADLPHWELDSKPVATRAASGAVLAAVGQTLPELWGGSADLAGSNNTTIKGANSFGPPSISTEDWNATWYGRTLHFGIREHAMGAILSGIVLHGPTRAYGGTFLQFSDYMRPAVRLASLMNIDPIYVWTHDSIGLGEDGPTHQPIEHLAALRAIPNLSVVRPGDPNETAYAWKTVLERTASTGPVGLILTRQGVPVLEGTSADGVSRGGYVLGGTPEENPDVVIIATGSELQLAVAAQKLLADKEINASVVSMPCVEWFESQPREYRDSVLPPAVSARVAVEAGVAQSWYKLVGDTGEIVSIEHYGASADDKTLFREFGFTAEAVAAAAERSLDN; translated from the coding sequence GTGACCACGGCCGAAGAGATCACCGCTCTCACCCAGCCCATCCACCCCGATGACTGGACCGAAGTCGACAGCGTTGCCGTCGATACCGCCCGGGTGCTTGCGGCGGACGCAGTGCAGAAGGTCGGCAACGGCCACCCGGGAACCGCGATGAGCCTGGCTCCCCTCGCTTACACGCTGTTCCAGCGGCAGATGCACCACGATCCCAGCGACACCCAGTGGATCGGCCGGGACCGTTTCGTGTTGTCCTGTGGGCACTCCAGCCTCACTCTGTACATCCAGCTGTACCTCGGCGGTTTCGGCCTGGAACTGTCCGACATCGAGGCGCTGCGCACCTGGGGCTCGCTGACCCCGGGCCACCCCGAGTACCACCACACCAAGGGTGTGGAGATCACCACCGGCCCGCTGGGCCAGGGTTTGGCGTCGGCGGTCGGGATGGCGATGGCCGCGCGCTACGAGCGCGGGCTGTTCGATCCCGACACCGCTCCGGGCGAGAGCCCGTTCGACCACTACATCTACGTGGTGGCTTCCGACGGCGACATGGAAGAGGGCGTCACCAGCGAAGCGTCGTCGCTCGCGGGCACCCAGCAGCTCGGCAACCTCATCGTGTTCTGGGACGACAACAAGATCTCCATCGAGCACAACACCGACATCGCACTGAGTGAGGACGTGCCCGCGCGCTACCGCGCCTACGGCTGGCACGTCCAGGAGGTCGAGGGCGGCGAGAACGTCACTGGAATAGAAGAAGCCATCGCTGAGGCCAAGAAGGTGACCGACAAGCCGTCGTTCATCGCGTTGCGCACGATCATCGGCTACCCCGCCCCCACCAAAATGAACACCGGCGGCGTGCACGGCTCGGCGCTGGGCGCCGACGAAGTGGCCGCCACCAAGAAGATCCTCGGCTTCGACCCCGACAAGAGCTTCGAGGTGCGCGACGACGTCATCGCCCACACGCGTGAGCTGGTGACCCGCGGCAAGCAGGTCCACGACGAGTGGCAGGTGACCTTCGACGCCTGGGCCAAGCGTGAGCCCGAGCGCAAGGCGCTGCTGGATCGGTTGCAGGCCAAGGAACTTCCTGAGGGCTGGGACGCCGATCTGCCGCACTGGGAGCTCGATTCCAAGCCGGTGGCCACCCGCGCCGCCTCCGGGGCCGTTCTGGCCGCGGTCGGACAGACGCTGCCCGAGCTGTGGGGTGGTTCGGCCGACCTAGCCGGCAGCAACAACACCACGATCAAGGGCGCGAACTCGTTCGGACCGCCGTCGATCTCGACCGAGGACTGGAATGCGACCTGGTACGGCCGCACCTTGCACTTCGGTATCCGTGAGCACGCCATGGGCGCGATCCTGTCCGGCATCGTGTTGCACGGCCCGACCCGGGCCTACGGCGGAACGTTCCTCCAGTTCTCGGATTACATGCGGCCGGCCGTGCGTTTGGCCTCGTTGATGAACATCGATCCGATCTACGTCTGGACGCACGATTCGATCGGGCTCGGCGAGGACGGCCCGACGCATCAGCCGATCGAACACCTGGCCGCATTGCGCGCGATCCCGAACCTCTCGGTGGTCCGACCGGGCGATCCGAACGAGACCGCCTACGCGTGGAAGACCGTGCTCGAGCGCACCGCCAGCACCGGCCCGGTCGGATTGATCCTGACCCGCCAGGGCGTCCCGGTACTCGAAGGCACCAGCGCCGACGGTGTTTCCCGTGGCGGCTACGTGCTCGGCGGAACCCCGGAGGAGAACCCTGACGTGGTGATCATCGCCACGGGCTCCGAACTTCAGCTTGCCGTCGCGGCACAGAAGCTGTTGGCCGACAAGGAGATCAACGCCAGCGTGGTGTCGATGCCGTGTGTCGAGTGGTTCGAGTCGCAGCCAAGGGAATACCGCGATTCGGTGCTGCCGCCCGCGGTGTCTGCCCGGGTGGCGGTTGAGGCCGGAGTGGCGCAGAGTTGGTACAAGCTTGTCGGAGACACCGGCGAGATCGTCTCGATCGAGCACTACGGAGCCTCCGCCGACGACAAGACGCTGTTCCGAGAGTTCGGTTTCACCGCCGAGGCCGTGGCGGCCGCGGCGGAACGCTCCCTGGACAACTAA
- the tal gene encoding transaldolase, producing the protein MTQNPNLAALSAAGVSVWLDDLSRERLQTGNLQNLIDTRSVVGVTTNPSIFQAALSKGTAYDAQVKELAERGADVDATIRTVTTDDVRNACDVLAKQYEASNGVDGRVSIEVDPRLAHDTEKTILQAIELWKIVDRPNLLIKIPATLAGLPAITAVIAEGISVNVTLIFSVERHRGVMDAYLAGLEAAKEAGHDLSKIHSVASFFVSRVDTEIDARLEKIGSDEALGLRGKAGVANSRLAYAAYEEVFGGDRFGALKGDGARVQRVLWASTGVKNPDYSDTLYVTELVAANTVNTLPEKTLEAVADHGKITGDTISGTAAASQETFDKLSAVGIDLVDVFKVLEDEGVEKFEKSWQELLDATQGQLDAATR; encoded by the coding sequence ATGACTCAGAACCCGAACCTCGCGGCGCTGAGCGCGGCGGGGGTATCCGTCTGGCTCGACGATCTGTCACGCGAGCGGCTGCAAACCGGAAATCTCCAGAATCTGATCGATACCCGCAGTGTTGTGGGCGTCACCACCAACCCGTCGATCTTCCAGGCGGCGCTGTCGAAGGGCACCGCCTACGACGCTCAGGTCAAGGAACTGGCCGAGCGGGGAGCCGACGTCGACGCCACCATCCGCACCGTCACCACCGATGATGTCCGCAACGCGTGCGACGTCCTGGCCAAGCAGTACGAGGCCTCCAACGGGGTCGACGGCCGGGTGTCCATCGAGGTCGATCCGCGACTGGCCCACGACACCGAGAAGACGATCCTGCAGGCGATCGAGCTGTGGAAGATCGTCGACCGGCCCAACCTGCTGATCAAGATTCCCGCGACACTTGCCGGGCTGCCCGCGATCACCGCGGTCATCGCGGAGGGCATCTCGGTCAACGTCACGCTGATCTTCTCGGTGGAGCGGCATCGCGGTGTGATGGACGCTTACCTGGCCGGCCTGGAGGCAGCCAAGGAAGCCGGCCACGATCTGTCCAAGATCCATTCGGTCGCCTCGTTCTTCGTGTCCCGGGTGGACACCGAGATCGATGCCCGACTCGAAAAGATCGGCTCTGACGAGGCTTTGGGCCTGCGAGGCAAGGCCGGTGTGGCCAACTCGCGCCTGGCCTATGCGGCCTACGAAGAGGTCTTCGGGGGCGACCGTTTCGGGGCGCTCAAGGGCGACGGTGCCCGCGTTCAGCGCGTGCTGTGGGCCTCGACCGGCGTCAAGAATCCGGACTACTCGGACACGCTGTATGTCACCGAGCTGGTCGCCGCCAACACGGTGAACACCTTGCCGGAGAAGACGCTGGAAGCGGTCGCCGACCACGGCAAGATCACCGGTGACACCATCAGCGGGACCGCGGCGGCATCGCAGGAGACCTTCGACAAACTCAGCGCCGTCGGCATCGACCTGGTCGATGTGTTCAAGGTGCTCGAAGACGAGGGCGTGGAGAAGTTCGAGAAGTCGTGGCAGGAACTGCTCGACGCGACCCAGGGCCAACTCGACGCCGCCACGCGATGA
- the zwf gene encoding glucose-6-phosphate dehydrogenase gives MSPANGRPDTAWRNPLRDKRDKRMPRIAGPCAVVIFGVTGDLARKKLMPAIYDLANRGLLPPGFALVGFARRDWADEDFGKIVLDAVRQHARTPFHQEVWDRLAEGFRFVQGTFDDDASFERLSETLHKLDVERGTSGNHAFYLSIPPNAFPQVCEQLSKSGLADKPEGSWSRVVIEKPFGHDLKSAEELNSVVNSVFPESSVFRIDHYLGKETVQNLLALRFANEMFEPVLNSHYVDSVQITMAEDIGLGGRGGYYDGVGAARDVIQNHLLQLLALTAMEEPVSFSPAELQAEKIKVLSATRLAEPLNETTSRGQYAAGWQGGEKVVGLLDEEGFSKTSTTETFAAITLDVDTRRWAGVPFYLRTGKRLGRRVTEIALLFKRAPHLPFDATMTDELGQNALVIRVQPDEGITLRFGSKVPGHIMEVRDVSMDFSYGSAFAEESPEAYERLILDVLLGEPSLFPVNAEVELCWKILDPALEYWASHGKPDSYESGTWGPESSFEMLRRSGREWRRP, from the coding sequence ATGAGCCCGGCCAACGGCAGGCCCGACACCGCCTGGCGTAATCCCTTGCGGGACAAGCGCGACAAGCGCATGCCCCGCATCGCGGGGCCTTGTGCGGTGGTGATCTTCGGCGTGACGGGCGATCTGGCCCGCAAGAAGTTGATGCCGGCCATCTACGACCTGGCCAATCGCGGCCTGCTGCCACCCGGCTTCGCGCTGGTGGGCTTCGCACGCCGCGATTGGGCGGACGAGGATTTCGGCAAGATTGTCCTGGATGCGGTCAGGCAGCACGCCCGCACCCCGTTCCATCAGGAGGTCTGGGACCGCCTCGCCGAGGGATTCCGGTTCGTGCAGGGCACTTTCGACGATGACGCCTCGTTCGAGCGTCTTTCAGAGACGCTGCACAAACTCGATGTCGAGCGCGGCACCAGCGGCAATCATGCGTTCTACCTGTCTATCCCGCCGAACGCGTTCCCCCAGGTCTGCGAGCAACTGTCGAAATCGGGGCTGGCCGACAAGCCGGAGGGCAGCTGGAGCCGGGTAGTCATCGAGAAGCCGTTCGGCCACGACCTCAAGAGCGCCGAGGAACTCAACTCTGTCGTCAACAGCGTGTTTCCCGAGTCGTCGGTGTTCCGCATCGACCACTACCTGGGCAAGGAGACCGTCCAGAACCTCCTGGCACTGCGCTTCGCCAACGAGATGTTCGAGCCGGTGTTGAACTCGCACTACGTCGACAGCGTGCAGATCACGATGGCCGAGGACATCGGTCTCGGCGGGCGCGGCGGCTACTACGACGGAGTCGGCGCCGCCCGCGACGTCATCCAGAACCATCTGCTGCAGCTACTGGCGCTGACGGCGATGGAAGAGCCGGTGAGCTTCTCCCCCGCAGAACTGCAAGCCGAGAAGATCAAGGTGCTCTCGGCGACCCGCCTCGCCGAGCCGCTGAACGAGACGACGTCTCGGGGGCAGTACGCCGCGGGTTGGCAGGGCGGCGAGAAGGTCGTCGGGTTGTTGGACGAGGAAGGCTTCTCCAAGACATCCACCACCGAGACGTTCGCAGCCATCACGCTGGATGTGGACACCCGACGCTGGGCGGGCGTGCCGTTCTATCTGCGCACCGGAAAACGCCTGGGCCGCCGGGTCACCGAGATCGCACTGTTGTTCAAGCGCGCACCGCACCTGCCCTTCGATGCCACGATGACCGATGAGCTCGGCCAGAACGCGCTGGTGATCCGGGTCCAACCGGACGAAGGCATCACCCTGCGTTTCGGGTCCAAGGTTCCAGGCCACATCATGGAAGTCCGCGATGTCAGTATGGACTTCTCCTACGGTTCGGCCTTCGCCGAGGAGTCACCGGAGGCCTACGAGCGCCTGATCCTCGATGTGTTGCTGGGCGAGCCATCGCTGTTCCCGGTCAACGCCGAGGTCGAATTATGTTGGAAAATCCTGGATCCCGCACTCGAGTACTGGGCTAGCCACGGTAAGCCCGATTCCTACGAGTCCGGAACCTGGGGCCCCGAATCATCGTTCGAGATGCTGCGCCGGTCAGGCCGGGAATGGAGGCGGCCGTGA
- the opcA gene encoding glucose-6-phosphate dehydrogenase assembly protein OpcA produces the protein MIVDLPETNTGAINKKIVALREEGGAITLGRVLTLVIALDSEALLEESIDAANAASREHPCRVIVALPGDRLTTEARLDAQLRVGRDAGANEVVVLRLSGPLANHSSSVVTPFLLPDTPVVTWWPDLAPAVPAQDPLGKLAIRRITDATNGSDPLACIKSRLNGYTDGDTDLAWSRVTYWRALLAAAIDQPPHEPITSALVSGLKDEPALDILAGWLANRIDGPVTRTTGDLKVELTRPSETVTLARPQTGVTAVLSRTGKPDALVPLARREAKECLAEDLRRLDADEIYYDALTGIDKVQYV, from the coding sequence GTGATTGTCGATCTGCCCGAGACCAATACCGGGGCGATCAACAAGAAGATCGTCGCACTGCGCGAAGAGGGCGGCGCGATCACTCTCGGTCGGGTACTGACACTCGTCATCGCCCTCGATAGTGAAGCGCTGCTGGAGGAGTCCATCGACGCGGCCAACGCGGCCAGCCGTGAGCATCCGTGCCGCGTGATCGTGGCTCTCCCCGGGGACCGTCTGACCACGGAGGCCCGGCTGGATGCCCAGCTACGGGTAGGCCGCGATGCCGGCGCCAACGAGGTGGTGGTGCTGCGACTGTCCGGCCCGCTGGCCAACCACTCCAGCAGCGTCGTGACGCCGTTCCTGCTGCCAGACACGCCGGTGGTGACCTGGTGGCCCGATCTCGCCCCCGCCGTCCCTGCACAGGATCCGCTGGGCAAGTTGGCGATTCGCCGGATCACCGACGCCACGAACGGCTCTGATCCGCTGGCCTGCATCAAGAGCAGGCTCAACGGTTACACCGATGGTGACACCGATCTCGCCTGGAGCCGCGTCACCTACTGGCGCGCGCTGCTGGCCGCCGCGATCGATCAGCCGCCACACGAACCCATCACCTCGGCGCTGGTGTCCGGGCTCAAGGACGAGCCCGCGCTCGACATCCTGGCCGGCTGGCTCGCCAACCGGATCGACGGGCCGGTGACGCGGACAACCGGTGACTTGAAGGTCGAGCTGACCAGGCCCAGCGAAACCGTGACCCTGGCGCGGCCGCAGACCGGCGTCACCGCAGTACTGAGCCGAACCGGCAAGCCTGATGCGTTGGTGCCCTTGGCCCGCCGCGAAGCCAAGGAGTGCCTGGCAGAGGATCTGCGCCGGCTCGACGCCGACGAAATCTACTACGACGCACTCACGGGAATCGACAAGGTCCAGTACGTATGA
- the pgl gene encoding 6-phosphogluconolactonase yields MSTVIERYADTDALVAAAGDRLVGAIASAISARGHANIVLTGGGTGIGLLKRVGERSGEIDWSKVHIYWGDERFVPQDDDERNDKQAREALLDHVGISDVNVHAMAASDGEFGDDLTAAAAGYAQLLAANFDPPGPEFDVHLLGMGGEGHINSLFPDTDAVRENDRMVVGVADCPKPPPRRITLTLPAVRKSREVWLVVSGEAKADAVAAAIGGADPVDIPAAGAIGRDRTVWLLDEAAASKL; encoded by the coding sequence ATGAGCACTGTTATCGAGCGTTACGCCGACACCGACGCACTGGTGGCCGCAGCCGGAGACCGGTTGGTGGGTGCCATCGCGTCGGCGATCTCCGCGCGTGGTCATGCCAACATCGTGCTCACCGGCGGAGGAACGGGAATCGGCCTGCTCAAGCGCGTCGGTGAGCGCAGCGGCGAGATCGACTGGTCGAAGGTGCACATCTACTGGGGCGACGAGCGTTTCGTACCGCAGGACGACGACGAGCGCAACGACAAGCAGGCCCGCGAGGCACTGCTCGACCATGTCGGGATCTCGGACGTCAACGTGCACGCGATGGCCGCCAGCGATGGCGAATTCGGTGACGATCTCACCGCGGCCGCCGCCGGGTATGCACAGCTGCTGGCCGCCAACTTCGACCCTCCCGGGCCCGAGTTCGACGTGCATCTGCTCGGTATGGGCGGCGAGGGACATATCAACTCACTGTTTCCCGACACCGACGCAGTGCGTGAGAATGACCGCATGGTGGTGGGCGTGGCCGACTGCCCCAAGCCACCGCCACGCCGAATCACGTTGACGCTTCCGGCGGTTCGCAAGTCCCGCGAGGTGTGGCTGGTGGTGTCCGGCGAGGCCAAGGCCGACGCCGTCGCCGCCGCGATCGGTGGTGCCGATCCGGTCGACATCCCCGCCGCGGGCGCGATCGGTCGCGACCGGACGGTGTGGTTACTCGACGAGGCTGCGGCAAGCAAGCTCTGA
- a CDS encoding ATPase, translating into MADKGDGRTRPNSGRQRIRTLTQAALNADMTVEQVDTLLTDLSSTLVDLNRSTGGLDVTLDRFNETITRIDELAPRLIGMVERLEAIVDRVEVIVGIGEAVMAPLAATESAVRGMIDRVRKSAGL; encoded by the coding sequence ATGGCAGACAAAGGGGACGGCCGCACCCGCCCGAACTCCGGGCGGCAACGAATCCGGACGTTGACGCAGGCTGCACTCAATGCCGATATGACCGTCGAGCAGGTCGACACGCTGCTCACCGATCTCAGCAGCACCCTGGTCGATCTCAACAGGTCGACCGGTGGCCTGGATGTCACGCTCGACCGCTTCAACGAAACCATCACCCGCATCGACGAACTCGCACCTCGCCTCATCGGCATGGTCGAGCGCCTGGAGGCGATCGTGGATCGGGTCGAGGTCATCGTCGGCATCGGCGAGGCCGTGATGGCACCGCTGGCAGCGACGGAGAGTGCGGTGCGCGGAATGATCGACCGGGTCCGCAAGAGCGCCGGCCTGTAG